The Sabethes cyaneus chromosome 3, idSabCyanKW18_F2, whole genome shotgun sequence DNA window CTCAAACAGAAATGTTTGGATTCCTCTTGAAAGCCTATGATCTTGTGAGCTTGTGATTCTTTACACTATACGGAGATCCTTTTTTGGCAACCGTTTTCTTTCTGATTGATAGTCAATTGCTTCTTGCACCGACTTAATACACGACTTATCGTTGATTGTACCGTTCCCAACTTCCTGCTGATGGCACGTTGAAAGAGATGTGGATTTTCGGGGTACCGTGACCGCTGCTAATTCTGcacagctcctaattctgctcATTTCTctttataaatatatttttcaacattgtgcataactatggccattgtgttatttttttataaatctctgctgaatattacgccattattcacaaaagggccataatatttgacagcgaaataaattaaagtgaaactgaaagtattttatatgtcagaaaacaacgtcgttagcgccaacgctaagactgtcattctagaaaagtaacaaatttatgattgaaattctttgcaatgatcacattacccagcataattagaaagaataattagtcatgttttagacaaagaGTGATTATATGCCTTGCTTTCGTTgaaaaaatgcgatgcagttgtgcgcagatttaggcaccaatattttattcatgttccaaattctgcgcagtaatgtatcctataaagaaatcgcgaaagaatacgcagcGTCACCCAAATgcctgaggtatagaggcatagaaattcaagtagaacctttagCTTGTATTGATTGGAAACCTGTGTTGcggctcggggtccgaacctacaaACGCCCATTCATGGAACCaagtcttctgatttttttttgaatgtcaaacttcatggagctgtcagggagtggggaagcggtttctatatgaaaactcAATTTTTAgcattagtctaaagtgtaatgttcagtatgcagaaaaccagaATCAACTCGCCCTGcacgttatcgacaataaaatatttaaaataagccaatcaaaatcataacaatattcctgtgcCACCAGTTTTTTATGTGGTTTCTGcttataaagacataaacaacatggtatgagtgtttattgttacgttttgggtgcgcagaattaggaacaaacatgcgcgcaattaggaacatgggcaagaaactgcgcagaattaggcaccgtgagTAAGTTTATACaacgaaagatatactcaattgttggtcgacttttaattcctatgtttttaccagatattatagaccgtagcactacacgttgctgctatcaaccCAGCAAACacaaactcgtatatcaatgtacgaaaattatcgttattgacttttaataaattcagtatcgtaaATATAGCGTAATGAAATGCATACAAGTTTATATCCTGTCGTATTTaacgatagcaagtgattgacctacgactttcagtacagaattgtatagaattataaaactaatcgctttgagtcagaccttatcgcatacaaagacttattAAGTTGAATTGGTAATGTATATTTtttagtacgtatatggcctccaaattagtacgcatatgctagttttgtgcattagatacgatttttcagggtatatataggtacatataactcatttgttactatgatatgcatatgaaaatgtttactgggaacgttattaatttaactctagaatacttataatagcggaagaatcataaaaatgtcttaactgcgcagaatatggtacgttcacggtacgcACGCAAATATTTGCTTATcgtttttgcaaattttttacaaaaacCATAGTTCAAGaaaattttcgtacatttttcaaTCGTCCGCATCGGAGCAATCAACCGTGAATCGTTTGTGCACCACTTTTATTCATTGCTGAAGCTAGTGCTTATTTCCATGGGGTAAATCCTCGGCATTTTTTCGAAAACATATTATTATGCCTCGGATTGATcttgaaatcagaaaaaaaattctgcacgcTTGGTGCACTGAAAACGGTGTTTTTTATCAACCAAATCGCAAAACGGTTTAAAGTGCACCACACAAGCGTAAAAATATCATCGATAAATAAAGAAGAGTTATCCTTGAAGGATCTGCCTTGGTCCGAAAGAAAACCTGGTTCCAGTTAGCCCCCGGTAGATTCTGAAGTAATAACTCGTATTAAACGACACCGACTGGTAACAACGTCTTATTTGGCTAAAATACTTAAAAGAAGCATTGCGATAATTCAGCGAATCAACGTCAGGAACTCCGTAAAAACATACAAGAATTATAAGGTTTCTAAGAAATCCGGAGAGTAACAATCTTGAGCCTAAATAAGAGCACGGTAACTATAAACGGATAATAGACAACGGCAACAAGTGCATCTatatggacgacgaaacttacGTCAAACAGGATTCAAAAGCGCTTCCAGGGCCAAAATTCTACACGAAATCAGCGGACGAGCTGGTGGACGATACCGACAGTACGATTACGCTGGAAAAGTTTGGACAGAAGGTTTTAGTATGGCATGCTTTTTGTACTTGTGGTCTGCGATGCGTATTTTCTTCACAAAGTGTGCAATAAATGCTCAAATTTACAAAGATgactaattgtaaaaaatattgtGGCCCCTCTAGAAACAGTAGCAGTCTCTCCCCCTCTTTTTTGGCCGAATTTGGCATCTGTACATTGCGCTAAGCCTGTACTACAGTGCCTTTCAGACAATAATATCCAATTCGTCGAGAAAAAGCTCTGACCAATTGAACGTTACTGGTCGATTTTGAAGAAGATCTTCAGGAGGGAAGGAGAAGTTTCCCAAAACATGGAGGAATTCAAGAAAAACTGAACAGCAGCATCCAGGAAATGCACAAAAGCTAGTGTGCAGAATTTGCTGGGAAGAGTTTCATCAAAAGTGAGCTCATGCTTtagaacctaatattttgactAATGTAAGCCATGTTATTGTTCCAAGTCGTACTGAtcttcaataaaccgaaaacaaaaattgaaataataatcgtatttcatttttattcacaaATAGATGTTGCTAAAAACTTTTGGATACAGTCCTTACAGGATAGCACGAATCGCCAAAGATGTCGTATAAGAGTGCGTACCGAAGAAACTATTCTTACTCTAGAGCGTAGTGTGAAGGGAGATTCAAATGAGTTCATTCGGCATTCTTCTCAACAATTAGAACTGTTTCAATCCACTGTATGTATCTCAATTGACTCCCTTCAATGGAGTGAAGAAGTTgtagtttcaacaagacggtacAACATGCACATCACGCGTGCCACAATTggtttattgcaaaaaaaagacATTCGGAGAAGTTCGAAACCAACTTTTCCCCTAGTGTGAATTGAGAACAAACGTTGTGTGCAGTAAAAGAGCGTATATAAATAATACCAACGTACGAATTCAAAGGGATATTCGATCAACCTTTGACTATAATCGGTCGGAGCATCTGCGGTATTATCCAGATTGAATATCCAACATGACAAAGAAAAGTTAGAACCAATCTCAATTCCATTTCAAGGGAAAATTAAATCTGAACcacaaaaaggacaaaaaatcagCCTGTGTGATTTTATAGGTCAGAATCATTCATGAAAACagagatttgtttgtttgtatctACCGCCGATCGAATCGTTATGCTTCGGCTGATTTTCGGATCAGCATTACAGTATTATTCGGTCgcataaaatttcatttttcatgtttaaaatatCTTTCATTGAATATTTTCCAAGCTCCGTAGTTCATTTTTCCACAAAAATATTcaattcgttaaaaaatataaattgtactCAATAATTCCCATCACCAAGTACCGGACACCGAGTCCCCCCTCAATACCGGAcagcaaaatactttgcttggTTCAGTCAAATTCTTAAAGGAAATCAAGATTTTGCAACAAAAAAAGAGATTGAGAAGAAAGAACATCACTTATACCGAACCGGCTTTCTTAAATGATCAGtttttcgaagaaaacagaagGGCGTAAAAAccattgatttttatgcaaagcaatttttcaaacatctttagtcCACAAGTATGCAAGCAGTAAgagattttaggcattttgaCATATATTTTTCAGAAATATCAGTGGAAATCCATGAAGAAAAATAAGATAATTTTATCGTGAATTGAACGTCGTCGGCTTTTCGAAGGCTCGATTCTAATGTCTGGCATAAATTGCCTCCAATCCTTATGCATAATACGCGCCTGTAATATGTAATTTACGTCATTTAATTTAAAACCTGTCCCTATGTATTATGGTAGAACATATAAAATATGATTTTTCAATGGCATTTAAAGAATTATATTTTCAACTTGAAACTATATGAAtggtattaaaacaaaaatatcCCTATTTTCATACCGAAATCTAAAACCCAAAGGTAAAATTAGAATACATATTGCGAAAGTTAATCAAAACCCAACTTTAAAAATTGTGTGAACGGATCCTCTTTTTATTAAGCGGTGATCGTTAGTATATTCGGATAGCGATtctaaaagaaggaaaaaatacttttaataaaaatgctTCAATCAAATTTATAGAACTCAGTCCTCAATTCAGCCTAGTACTTTTATTTATCATCTCCAAGATCCAAGATAAGCGTGATGAAGGATAATCTGGAAGGATAAGTTGACTGCAGTCTACCGAAACCTTAAATTCTAATAGGAAAATTGAAGAAGTCGTGCTTCAATGCCGCTGATCTAGAACGAAGGCTAATTAGACACGTCtcataagaaacattcatagcaataaataaatagtgTCCAATTTCCTTTTCTTTAAATACAGCGAATATATCTCCAGTGGAATATCCTTCTTCTCCGCTTACAGTAACAAATCAAAATCCTGAATCGATTCCGTTCGCTCACAACTCTTACTACAGGTACCGTTATCCTTTCAACATGGTTGACATTTTACGTTCCAAAATAATGTATGTGCCATGGCGAATGAACCGCTACCTAGAATATGGCATGAATGAACATCAACACGGCTAGCCGTTACGCATACAGTCACGGAGCAGCATTGATTTATCAGGAAAGCACCGTGAACGGGCCCCACGCCATTGATACTTTTAGGGCAAGCAGCAAGGTATGTCAAGTAGAAAATTCTCCCTTATGTGGTAGATTGTATGACGTCACAAATGTTGTTCCTGAATAAAGTCCTATTTCGGCAAATAATTTTGCAGCGGTTTTGTTCTTTTCATTTAGAAAATGCTTCTAAAATGATGTTTCACTGTTACACTAGTTGCTAAAGCAACtagaactgttcgattcgactgtcgTATGAACCATGTGACGTCACGGAACGACTGCACCATTTACCCACCCGCGGGCGACACTTTCAACACACTCCTGTGTATGTAGTGTACGTCCGTCCCGGTCGTCTCCTCGTTCACTTTCACAAACCCTCCGCGTACACGAATGAACCTCTCGCAAAAAAATCGATACTGGCGTCGGCCATCGCAAAGACTGCTCGGGAGGTGAAAATTTTAGTCTTTACGGCAAAAAGCCTAATTTACGGTGAAATTGTGCAAGAAACGGTAAGTACTAGCGAAAAACGGCGAATTGTTGTCACCGTGCCCCACTAGCGACTGGTTTCTATTTTTGTAAACTTCACGCAGGTGCGTAACGCGAAAATTTAACTGGGCTTGCTCAGGAATAATGTTGTGTTTTGCAGGAAAAGGGCAAACTCGGAACATTTTTCTGATAATGCGCTCAATCGCTCACGACGGCCGCGCGCTCCGTCGACTCCGTAATATTACGTGTCCGTCGTCGCGTCGAGTTTGTAAACAATCGCGTGTGTTTTGGTTCCGCGTGCCACCCGGTTTTTTCCCGATATTTTTTCCTCCGCGATCGGTTCCGCCAGCAATGGCCACAAATGGGCAGCGTGAAAATTTTCCAACCCAACTGATGGGGGGAAAAGGCGACCCTCGTTGGGTGGTTCGCTTCGCGAACATATTGTCCTGCGGGATCGCCTATCAGAGAGTGCAAGTGTGCGATCGGAAATGGACAAAACCAAGGCCGCCAGGCCGGGAACTCGGTGTTCGAAGTGAGATTTTTTCGAATTTAGATTGTGAATGGCCAAGATGGAAGGttttttactttgcttttttcCTCAATCGACAGCTCTTTGCTGTCAACCGAACGTGTATGTGTGTTAGTGTACCAAAAATTTGCTAGAATTCTAGGATTATAGGACAAATGTTTCGGATTTTTGATGATTTTCCGAAGGAAAATCTGCTTTTTCGAGTGTTCAAATGATTACCGAAATTGTAGGCAGACCAGTGATCCGTGAAATCTAAGAAATATGGTAGGGTCGCATGCCATTTGCTTCCCACTACCAAGAAGGCAGGAGACATGTAGTGGAAGTAGTGCGGATGAACGTGTGTGGTATTTAAACGTGTATGGCATAAGGAGCAGAGCAGCTGAATGGTTGCACAAAAGAGACAGGTTAAAATTTAAAGAGCCAGGCACTTGGCAGCTCGCTCTTTCGTATCGTAGCAGCCGAGCaaaacataaaacattaatctagTGTGCCATGCTGCCTCTGTCTCTGGCCAAGCTGGCTGGCGTGTGTTCGCTTTTGATAACAAAGGGGGAAGCCACCGTCCTGGTGGTAAGCACTAGAACTATGCTATTACCAGTGCCGAGTTTTCCCCTAATGTTTTCCTACGAGTAAATCCTGTTTGCGTGTCCCTGCGTTCACAGGGGTAACATAAGTTGCGCATATTAATTGTGCTACGCAGCGTGACTCACGCACTGTTGTACACCCTTTATTCCATACAGAGCAATCCGTGAAGAGCACACGCAGTTACGATGGCCAGCATAAGCATCATGAACTCGGTGGAGGAGATGGATCTAATCGAGGACGATAACATCACCGGAGCGTcggatgatgacgatgacgggGATCCGAGTAGTCCGGGCAGTGCGTACGACGATGGAACCAACCTGCTGAATGTGGCCATGGAAAACGAAGTCACCGCACAGCTAGTGGCTGCTGGCGTCGTCGGAGTGGCAGCCGCTGCAGCCATCACATCGTCCAAGAAAAAGAAACGTCCACATTCGTTCGAGACAAATCCATCGATCCGGAAACGGCAGCAAAACCGATTATTGCGAAAATTGAGGGTCAGTAACTTACACTAGAAATTCAAGATTAAAACCTACAGCATTTCCTATCCCTATGTTCGAACAGCAAACCATCTTCGAGTACGCCACCCGCGTTGGTCAGCAAGCCGTCGTTCTGGTGGCGACTCCCGGCAAGCCCAACAACATATTCAAAGTTTTCGGAGCCAAACCGCTCGAGGATGTGCTGAAAAATCTTCGCTCCAACGTGATGGAcaagctggatgaagccctgGCAGCACAGGCCCCTCCCCGCGTCCAGGACGATCCATCGCTGTTCGAGCTTCCTCCGCTAATCATCGACGGTATTCCGACGCCGGTGGAAAAGATGACCCAGGCACAGCTGCGAGCATTCATCCCACTAATGTTGAAATATTCCACCGGACGGGGCAAGCCCGGCTGGGGACGGGACTCGACACGTCCCGCCTGGTGGCCAAAGGAATTGCCGTGGGCCAACGTGCGCATGGATGCCAGAACAGAGGAAGAAAAACAGAAGGTAAGTTGACTAATTCAAAAGTCAAAGCCTACTTTTGCAATGACAAAAATTACAGATAAGCTGGACTCACGCTTTGCGGAAAATCGTCATCAACTGCTACAAATACCACGGCCGGGAAGACCTGCTGCCAGCATTCAGTGAAGAGGATGAAAAGGCTAACGCCATTGCAACTGCTAACTCAAGCGTAAGTACCTGTAATTACCTAAACTCCTGTTCCCCGTCATATTCTTTCCCTAATACTAACCCACTTCCACCCTCATTCCGGTAATGGCATTCTAACTAAACTGGGAACTTATTTTACAACTCAAACCTTCGCGGTGAATGGTGCTTTGCACAACACAGGTTGAGCAAATAAAGATTCAAAACACAAACGTTATCACAACGACCACCGGAGGTGGCAATGTGCTCGCCAGCGGCAGCAGCGCAGGCAGCAGTAACGGTCAagcgcagcaacagcagcagcaccagccgcaacagcagcagcagcagatcaTCATTCAGCACCAGCCGAACGGGAcgatcaccaccaccaccacgggCGGCGCAGGCAACGTCAGCCAGTCGCAGCAGACGCACCAGATCATCAAGGAGGTCTCCGATGGGACGATCCAGATTCAAACGCAAGCGTCCCCGACGCAGACCCTGAATGCGCAGGTTTGCCTCGACTCGATGGCGCTAAGCGATGTGGATGTTCGTACTAATCCCTTTTGCTACAGACTATTGATGTTGTGATCCTTCTTCTTTGCGTTCCGTCGGTTTACTTGCTATTTTTTATAGTTGAgtgttttgtttggtttttcttttaggttttgattttattttaatcaCTTCGTTTAATgcctttttttttggttttcataaaaatatttgaattttgaaaGTTTACCATTTTGTTTTTAGCATGATTTGAAAGAGATTTTGAATTGTCCCCCGTTTCAAGTGACTTGGTGTGACTTAAACTATACCTTTGTCTGCTTTTACAGTACACGCATACCGTGCTGCAAACCATTCAGAACGCCGACGGCACCGTGTCCATCATCCAGGTCGATCCCAACAATCCAATCATCACACTTCCAGATGGAACTACCGCACAAGTACAAGGAATCGCAACGGTGAGTGCTTTATCATTACTGCTCTTATCACTTATTGCACGTTACTCTGGTGGTGTCGCAAAAAATGCACACACTGTTAGGGGAAATGTCATATTCCGCCAGCCACGGTTTTGCACGAGACTGTCGAACGTAAGGAGTGGTTGCacattttacgttcaggacatcaaattcattgaaaaacaccctgcggtaagacgtagtcgtaTGTCAAAACACTGCCACGTTTGCAGACTAGCTGGGTACCAGCTGTTCCAGCGATACTTCAATTCTCTTTACACTTTGTTAAATATGGTTTTGTTGCAAATTGCTTGCTATCCGATTTTAAATAGCCAATATTGAAATCTGTTGGTACTTACGTGTAATTCAAATCAATACCAGGTGGTACATCCTGTCGGAATGACGGCGCGCAATCCGACCCTCGAAATCGGCGGCTAGATCTCCAAAACCAGTATCCGTTTTGCATCTAAAAtcataaaacaaaaatcaacaCTGATTTATCGTTCCTCTTGAAAACCGGAAAATTGAAAAGCTACTCGATTTTACTGAATGTCGAAGTACATTACTTACCGAACAAAAGAAATAATGAACAGAACAGGAAGAGCGAATTTTCTTCCGCCCGCTGACttaaatttgaatgtgaaatGGTGAAACGGAAAGCAAACCAGGAAGGAATGCcacatatttttaataatatttgcAGCTTCTtgaaaatccaaaaaaaaaaatcagaggggttgtgtacaagacacgaccacatatataggtgacgcaggactacgtaagtctctttgtagtgatagtggcatgtattcatgcttgtaatcattcgattcttcatgtatacatgctatatgcaacatataaacatgctacatgcgttgtatgtaacatttatcaaagtagtaacattgcatacgttcaattctcaaaagattgtgcatttgaaaacaatttaacaagatcaagaacacaaactattgctttcctgctaccttactgaaattaaagattgtttttattatccatggtttcccacgttgaagggattttaccaattcaatcctattttatcaacagcacatcttttcactacacttataatgaaacggcaagcatgcgtattcatacaaagtcgtattataaccgaacagtacagctgtagcacatttttccagcacagacaTAAAGTtctccgaggtttaatcgtctcgctgtAAAGAATTTgctatctgttgggacaacgaacttgtgtcattttttctggcaaacttccctaacacagacatcaagtcggactaggtttaatcgcgttcgtacgaaatctgttggcacgagggggctttgttactctctctggcgtacttcccaagcaaggacatcaaaatggtctaggttgaaccgcggtgttaagaaatcttgttgaaatgagggaactttgtcacttgtttaggcttacttcccaagcacagatatcaaattagtataggtttagattatcctaaagaatcttccaaccaatcacgaagcaagaattctggtaaaacataggttcatcattttcaatttttcaatagttcaacatcaagaatccatacttttcttcatttgggtcaattcttagaagaattttcgatcaattggtgtaagaatattgaaaatcgatcggaaaaccgctgagctattagcgctcaaaacctttcatttttcgtgacgctcgcatttttcgattttttggaatgacaccctatctcaaaacttgccgtaagacgtagtcctacgtcaaaattcaaCGCACTCAAAGCGGATTGCACATctggaaagaaaaaaattaaatgtgtAAAAATGCTTACTGCTGCACTCAGAAAACAACGGGCTATCGTAAAAAAgcttaattatttatttacgtATGGCGACTGCATATTACAGTAATTTGCAGGTTGTTCATTATTCTCTTTTCTTACTAAAATgaatgattaccaatgattttttaaccctctaacccTCTAACGAGCCACATATGAAAgttgtcttgaattgacaatataaaatatatgttcagaacagatttcctgacattttgatattaacgacaaggtcgtcagagtccatttatggcagtctgCATGGCAAtgcaacgtaaacatttgaacatgaaattaactaattattttcgctactaaattaaaggtcgtagaTAGAGTGACGATGacatacttataaaattcactgataataaaattcccCGTAAACAAAATTTTATGTGATCGAATTACTGTCGGacctagttcaacagcaaaaatagatacgcgattttACGTTTCGCAATTGTTCATAGTTCATAGATTATtgcctactactagcaactccattctcaacaaaacgatggtggcaacaagtactgaaatcagtaaaaaagcaactgaactctgacgaccttcaccttaatatCGCTACATtttgaccatgcgttcaaaagttatcatctgtTAAAAACGAGAATTCTGAAAAATTCCGCAAAAAAAACCATGCGAtgtgcgaatattcccttttttacttttaaagaaaaaggacatctagaataaAATGTTGGACCTCAAATTTTTGTTATgaataatttacatgcttttttcaattttgtgatatatttgaaatgaaaaaatacttCGGCatagcgttaggcatgaaaaacgaagaaaggtaAATTGGACCATTTCATACCTGGCGGTCCTCCAGATAAGTATTTTTCCAAGAAAATCAACATACCATTTACTTGATCGCATTATTTTTACGATGtttcccgttagagggttaatattAGCATTGATTATTGTATTGATTACCGTTGATTACGCAACTAAAACGTAACTGATTTTAAAAGTAATCTGATTACTACGCATTGCCACACCTTACTGGAAGCCCCTTTCACACACGCGATTTGTAGGGTCCGTCTTAATATTACGTAACCCACCCAGACACGTAACACGTAACTGCTACAGTCCTATGTATCCCTTCATTACAGCACATTCTTCGGACACTATCGATGTTGATGTCTAATCCTGTGGTAGTAAACatattatcacaaaaataccggccgttTAGGCTGAAAACTACGGACTTTCGGGTGGCAAAATTGTCATTGGGACTGGAAATTATACTTGGAAATGGAAcataaattgaagttgaaattggacttgtaatCTGACTTGACAAAGggtacttgaatttggactaatttgggcttgaagcttcGCTTCGTATTGAActgtaaattagatttgaaattgcacttaaatTTATAGTAATTTAGACTGGAAATTTTACTaagaattagacatgaaattcgAGTtacatctaaaattttggagttACATCTAAAATTAGGCTTTATTGGAATTTAAAttctacttgaaattggacttgaaaccacagaactttaaatttgacataaaattggaattaaattagacttgaatttggacattagtccaaattgaacttgaaattttacttcataCCGGACAACATGAAATTAGACagaaagttttacttgaaattagaattgatatttttcgtcttAATATCCCTCgagttttacttcttttctgttccgttttttctcttttccactcTTTTTTTTCGTTCCTTTTCCTTTGCTGTAACGTTTTCCtgatttttgctctcactttccttccgttttgacgtagaactacgtcttaccgcagggtgtcaatccaaagtATGGATTCAActcagcgtcacgaaagaacgaaagattttgaacgctaatagctcagccaattataaatggattttcatggtttagataccgatcgattcataaaagatgtagcaattatgtgattttatAATAACACTAGTTGAGCCCGGATCGTACgttccggaaaatataaatgtctgttcagaattccgaagacTGTACATTCAGTTCTTacattgcataatatagctctaagaagttgtacctaaaagagtcttagccggaaactgaaacaaatagtttttatggtcgtattggattttatttaactgaataaaaacttctggctgtttgcatcatttatgtagtctgattagagtaaaatgctgcttagaaaattcttgatcgtttgctatcattaacttattttttaaaattttacgacttggttcggtctgatttaacaccgaccatatgatatcgcgacaagcaatcgagtcaagcagttgggccaagcagtcgagtcgaacagtcaagtcgagcaatctagtcgagcagttcaagcaagctgttcagtcaagcagtccggaagagcaatcgaatcgaatgatttagtcaagcagtcgggtcaagcggttaagttaaacagttgagtcgagcagttcattcgagcagtcaagtcgagcagttcattcgagtagtcgagtcgagcagttcattcgagcagtcgagtcgagcaattcaTTCGAGAAgttaagtcaagtagtccagtcgaacggcagtcaagtcgagcagt harbors:
- the LOC128741365 gene encoding DNA-binding protein P3A2 — its product is MASISIMNSVEEMDLIEDDNITGASDDDDDGDPSSPGSAYDDGTNLLNVAMENEVTAQLVAAGVVGVAAAAAITSSKKKKRPHSFETNPSIRKRQQNRLLRKLRQTIFEYATRVGQQAVVLVATPGKPNNIFKVFGAKPLEDVLKNLRSNVMDKLDEALAAQAPPRVQDDPSLFELPPLIIDGIPTPVEKMTQAQLRAFIPLMLKYSTGRGKPGWGRDSTRPAWWPKELPWANVRMDARTEEEKQKISWTHALRKIVINCYKYHGREDLLPAFSEEDEKANAIATANSSYTHTVLQTIQNADGTVSIIQVDPNNPIITLPDGTTAQVQGIATLQAQGDNGVHTIQTISDGQGESMSVDLTEATLGQDGQLIITGEDGQEYSYSGFPVNVSGMITVPVSAQMYQTMVANIQQLPNGDGTVCITPMQVHSQSSTVNLSNARATLPTHNVTLSASNSSNQLANSHHQFPNSSINVNSLKRPRSVQSNSASLINPRNATEEQILNQLLASSQSKKLSVIANNNNNSTNNNTIKINLAKDVNDGHQQRPLGPQSIVIQLNSSMLSAKDLLSENLSAAIEKQVQLVKQELEEEAQLTTTPIGGVGGGADDTEPKPTAAVISLSPPTTPVSSPAPSLSPSATVSPRNPSESC